One Argentina anserina chromosome 6, drPotAnse1.1, whole genome shotgun sequence genomic window, ACATTCGCAATTCTTCTGAAGAAATGACACGTTTAGTTTTTAGTCTTGTTAACTTTTGATCCCAAATTTTTGTGCTTCCTGTTTGACCATGATCCACACTTTGAGTTTACTTACGACCAACTTCCCAGCTAATTAATGTGTATGTAACAAATGTGCAAAGGAATTTCTTACTGACTTACATCTCCTAAACTATGACTCCAGTGTCTGTATCGTTTGATACATACTGCTTGGTTCACTAgataattatttttcttattataTGATGGATCTATATATACAGATTTGATTAATTTACATGGGAATTCTAAAATACAGAACTTTTGTTAAGTAATAAACAAATTTATTTggttaaagatacgcacacacacacacacacacacacacagattTTCCAGACTCCAGTGTGAGTAATGCCAGAAAAACTGATATTAGAAGGTTCTAAGAGTCCAGTTAATGAGGAGATTCACTGATGAGACTCGCGATTCATTTTTTCTCCGAGCTATTCTTTTCCCCTCTTTTTCTTCCCCCCTATTTTTTGTTAGTGTTAATACATTAATTTTATACTGTTGTCTGCAGGGCATAACACTGATTGTACTGATGGTGGATACTTTCTTTCCAATTTCATATGTGGGATTCCATCTCTTTTGGAAAAGTCATCTTACTAAGTTTAAGGTAGGTCATCGGCCTTGTACACATCCTAATAATCTTCAGTCAGTGAGGTATCGTCATTGTTGCTTACGGTTGGTGCCACCCAAACATCCCTTGGTTCTCCAAGTTTTTACCTATTTCTAGCACAGTGCAATGAAGGCCTTTGGGCGGTTATGTAAAgtttttgcatttttttttatagctGCTCGATTCCTTATTTTGTAGTCCTAGGAggtatataaattataaaaggaaatttggAAGTGCTTTTCATGTTCACATCTGCATGTAAGTTTTCTTTGTTATGAATGGAATAAAACCATAGAGTCCTAGAACAGTTTTTTGCAGGAAGATAgaagataagaaaaagaaaaacgcTCAGAATCATTCAACATAATATCCTCAGAATAGAATTCGGCctttataaattttcattattgACAAGTTGTAATTGTTGACTAGTAAGAAGATAAGATGTTTAGGAAAGTTTGGTTGCGGTACCTCATAGCTGGTTCCTGAATTGTGGGGTCACAAATTCATAACACAGTGGCCACAGTATTAGGCGATTCTGAACTGCTTCCTTTCTAGATGTATGCACCATAGTACCTGTTCTTTTTAATGACCATTGGTACTTTCAAAACCATATGTAGTGGAGAGTTTAGAGCAGCTTCTGGTATGCATATGAATAAAAACAAACATAgctatatatttttgatttaCACCAAATGTGATAACTTGAtacttttgttttatttagtttgatgatatatatgtactttttttttattacagATCATATGCCTGTTGATTTTGGTTGCCGATTTGCTGGCTTATCTCCTCTATTTGTCTCCAGTGGCCTTTGATTCTCTCCCTTTCCGAGTTGCGCCATATATCAGGGTCATCTTTTTCATCCTGAGCTTTAGGTATTGTGTAATAAAACCATATtgtttgtttattattgcaaagAGAATTACATAGAGATGCGGCAAGTCAGTAAGAGATTCTGTCAAAGTCAGTTGACAAATTTGGAGGAAGAATAGACTTAATGTGAAAATGTGAgcatatgtgtgtgtgtatatatatatatatatatggagagGATCGAGGTGCGGACGTTAGTGATTCCGGCGATTGGCGACGCGCAGCGATGCCGCGGATGGTGCCGGCCATGCTCTCCCCCTCCCGGTGCTCCTGtatgtgccggccggagctccatcgcCGGTCaacggcggccggaatctgcaaatttcccataaacttgaaatttctggaaatttgcagatTCCGACCGCCATGGGCCGGCGATGGAGATCTGGCCGGCACATACAGGAGCGCCGGGAGGGGGGGAGCACAGCCGGCACCTTCTGCGCCGTCGTTGCGCATCACCGGTCACTGGAATCACTGACGTAGCCCGTACGGACGGTCCGCTCCTGATCCGGCctctatatgtatataattttgttaatAATTCTATTATGAGTCTATGACCATTATTATCCTTGTTAATTTACTTATcaagaaatttttatattttatcacCAGTAAAGATAATAAATGGTACTACAATCACACTTAAATTAATCATAAAGCTGGTTCAGCTTTAGATTTATTAttattcaaatgcttaaaccaTTAGGATGCGAGTCAACAGTGATTTTGCGTCCCAACCAGGTGGCTTTTATTTTGGTGATTTCGGGAGCATACCATGCTTCTTTTTATTCATTGCAATAACAGTGCCAAAATGGAAACCTGATTTCTGGTCATCTATTTTTTGATCCAGGAACATACCTTGGTCATAAGAAAGATAGGGCTGCATGCAACTGgctttagggttttagagagTTCTGTTCATTCCAATTTTGCCCTGCCGATCAATTATGTAAAACGGGGAACCATTCTAGTCTAATCACCAATAATAGATTAAGTTCCTATGCCAGAGTAGGTTGTGATAAGTTGTTTCTTTGAAGCCACCAATTATTTTATATGCTGTAAAATTTGGGCAGTCAATCGCTATTGCCTTACTTGATTTGATATTGTTTCTCCTAGTTTAACGATAACTACAATTGACCTGTAATGCATTTTCCTTATAATTTGATTGATAGGGAATTACGATCATGCATGCTCGTCTTGGCTGGAATGTTCGGCACATTTTTGAATGTCTTGGTTCGTGAACTATCCACTgcttattttaatatatactgGTTAATGAAACGTTATGTTAGATTTTCGTGCCCCacccggggggggggggggaaccAAGGTTTGAAAACTCGCTAGGCGCTACTAGGAGCGGAGAAAGGCTTTGAGCGGGTAGGCGGGTTCTGCCTAGAATTGtattttagaatttttagttaattctTTGAACTTTAACATAACTAATTAGAACTTTACGAGGATTTAAAGAGTAATGAAGTTGCACCTTGAATGCTCAAATTTCAGAATAGTCCAAACACATTAAAATATAGTGAGAATGTTAAGCATACAATAATAGTAGAATTTAACATTTATTTTATCCTAAAAAATAATAGTAATGTAAATACCCAGACTGCCTAGGTGGGCTGGGAGGCCTTGTTTTAGAACACTGGGTTTTACAGATTCATAGAGTTCTGTGATAGCAGACTtccatttgtttcttttttgattTCAATTGTGGCAGTTCTATAATGCATaatctctaatttttttttctcatttcacaGTTTATTTCTTCACTTGCAGGCTTTAGGGCTTTTATTTCTTCTGTTCTCCAGTTGGCTAGCATTTGTCATCTTTGAAGATACCGACCAGGGGACAACAGTATTTACTTCATATGGTACGACGTTGTATCAGATGTTTGTCTTATTCACCACATCCAACAATCCAGATGTCTGGATACCTGCCTACAAGTAAGTGTGGCCTAAAATATTGTATAACTTACTTCACATTTATTCTCATATTTCTAGATCAATAtcaatttctaattttgtttttctaatttcttatGATACGGAAGTTTGCGCTCCTATTCTTTAGATATGGTCCTTAGTATCAATATCTAATGATATTCTGTTTTGGTTATAGGGCTTCACGTTGGTATTGCTTGTTTTTTGTCCTATACGTGTTGCTAGGAGTCTATTTTGTCACAAATTTGATCCTTGCCGTTGTATATGACAGCTTCAAACTACAGGTGTGTTTATTCATGTGTAATGCTTCTTGTTATTTAAGAACTAACGTGATAAACACagtatattttattattatttttgcttCTGAACAACTATTAGGTGAAATAATTTTAATCCTATTTGATCGACACATGTGTATGTTTTACTGATACCTTTCCTAGTACAGAAAAATATCAGATTATTTCTTTGATATTTCAGGAATATGAATATTGCATGCTAAATTGTCATTCTTTTGTAGCTTGTAAAGCAAGTTTCTGACGCAGACCAAACTAGGAAAACTATACTGGAGAAAGCCTTTCATTTAATAGAAAAAGATGTAAGTAAAGGTGCTCCTACTGATTAGATCATCATCTGGCATGCTATCCAGTGTTGTGCACCTTGTTATGCAttcttatattatatttttagggGGCATCCAAAATCACCGCCCCAATTCCTATTGCATGGTTCCAATGGTTCTTCTGTGCGTAACAGAATTCTGGATATATCAATAAGGATCAGTGCATACAGTTGTTTGAGGAACTAAACAAATACAGGTAATTATTCTGTTACTGTGACAGCCTGGACTTAATATATTGGTGAGGATCCGAGAAGAGGAGTTACAACATGGTGTACTTTCCTTATTTAGTACTTTTGTTAAAAGCATTGTTGCTAGTATCATCTGTTAAACCCAGCATGACTTTATCTCTAACAATCAAAGATGTTGATCACTTACGTTGTCGTGGAAAGGCCTTAGTGGGTTGCTATGATGCGTATCTCATATACAATTtttgtttgacaatgattccactttctttttctcttgggttattcaaaatttgacaatgaAAAACGTACAAAATTTTTGGTTCTCCCAGCTTAGATCCCAGCTTTCCATATGAGACTAGCAGGATTAAATCTGAGTCACATCAATCAGGACTTAGTAAGAGGACTCACCAGAAAAAAAGGCACCAGAAGGCTACCCAGTACCCACTCATATCATCCATTTTGCACCTACCAATCCTACTCTATCTAATCACACCAGTGAAGAAAACCTTTCACTTACGTCCTCAttgtcagtttttttttaaagcaaAATTGACTCATGGGGAAAGTGTTTGGTGGAGTTCATTTTTCTACCACCGCCTCTGCTTTTTCCTAACCATCTTCTAATACTTCAATTTACACTGGTAAAAACTCTGGCATAGTGATTGAAGTGCTGGCTGTCATTAGTTGATTATTCCACTTCAATACTTGCTTGACCAACCCACTTACTATTTGTGACAGAGGTGGATATTATCCTTCTGTGAAAAATTTCCAACATTGAACGGCTACTGATTGTCATTTGGAGTtttaattactttttttttctcatgctTCTTTAGGACTTTGCCAGACATATCaagagaagaatttgaactAATATTTGGTGAGCTGGATGATAGTGGAGACTTCAAGGTAGATAATTTATTTACAAGCATGATCAGACTAGTTTTAGCATGATCAGACTTTCTTTGCCACCACCTCGAACTTTATCAGTTTCTTTTCCTGTCTTGTCACTGTATATACTTGGTTTGCTAGGTTTCCTTTTGTGTTTGTGCTTTCCCCTCCTTTAGGGATTGGAAATTTATCAATACCAGGATAGATAATTGAGTTGTTGCTGGTTCTGTGGTAGGAAGAAAATGGGCTGTCCTGGTGGTGATTTATTGggctttttgttgttttttgtgtttttctgggtttaaGTCTTTCTTTATATTGAATCTACTTATGAGGGTATTATAAGAGATAAATACAGTGTGGGGTTTAGTGAGTAAATTTTAGGTTGGTAACCCCCCACCCTTTCTATTAGATTAAATGAGTATGCTGATGACATTTCCACTGGTAGAGTGGTAGTTTTTCTTGTAATATTTTTCTTCCATGCATGCTCATCTTAATATTGTCTCGGTCTAGTAATATTATCACTTGTTGACTCTGTATCACTTGTTTTGCTTGCAGATCAATGTACAAGAATTCACTGACCTCTGTAACGCCATTGCCTTAAGATTCAAGAAGGAGGATACTGTAAGTCGAGATTTTCCAAGACATACAAATGTTATATATTGATACTTGATGAATGAAGTTCTGAAACTGAAGTTTGGTGCTGCAAATTTTGGGTGCAGCCATCTTTGTTTGAGAAGTTCCCTTCGTTCTACCATTCTCCCATCTCTGAGAAGTTGAAGGCCTTTATTCGGAGCCCCAAATTTGGATACATAATATCCTCCATACTCATAATCAATCTGTTTGCTGTTATTGTTGAAACTACGGTGAGGCTCTAAATTCTTACACAACAGCTGGACATAGGGTTTAAAGTGCATATAAACTAtaattctctttttttttaacatgaGAAATACATCTCCCGTACCTTTTGATTTCAGCTGATTTTGTGTTTCATATTTTCAAAAAGTTGAATGGATTGTCAAATGACTTGTAAACTGTGACACAATCATTTGAAGCTTTGATGATTCCTTCAAGTTACTATTATTACTCAAATTTTGACTTCGATATGAAGTCTTTTAATTTTCATCTCTGTTCGGTTTCAGCTTGACATAGAAGATAATTCAGGTCAGAAGGTATGGCAAGTGATGGAGTTTATCCTTGGTAAGAGCTTATCTGAGCATTAATTTTACAGGTAGTTTCATTATATAAGCGAAACTGATAATGCATAAAATAATGTCCAAATCACATGTCTGTGGGTATGGAAGATGCCTATAGTCTCATTAGTCTGTTATGAGTTACGCTCGTGTCTGGAGATATCATATCCTTAGAAGTTAATCAAGTTTAACAAGTTAAAACAGACAAAATAGTTTAATTATGCTGTTCAGGCCACATTACCGCTTTAATCTTTTAGCTTGTGGttgatttcatttattgacaataaatgaattgatgattagTGGTTTTCTTTCTTATCCATAGGGTGGGTATATGTACTGGAAATGATTCTGAAAGTCTATTCGTTTGGGTTTGAGAACTATTGGATGGAAGGCCAAAATCGGTTTGATTTTCTTGTCACATTGATAATAGGTAATGTGTTAATGTATTAATGATTTTCTTGCACAATCACATCccagtaattttattttctgtttttcttttgtttaatgtaTTATAGAACAAACTGGATTTGGTGCTTATTGTCTTTCCACAGTAATTCTTTTACTGATTTAAGCTTTAACTACTAGATTAAAACAGTGAAAACCGttttatttataataataTAGCCCAAGAGGCAGATCATTATCTGCATTTAGTCTCAACTCTTATGGGAACCGCTATTCAG contains:
- the LOC126797892 gene encoding two pore calcium channel protein 1B, which codes for MESPLLAGETSTLRRRGGFKRRSDAITFGSSYQKAAALVDLAEDGIGLPEQILDLSSFHSAAKYYFLYMRFNFLWAILYLPLLILNFLERPLWCARYTEYTCSDRDYYYLGQLPYLTAIESLIYEGITLIVLMVDTFFPISYVGFHLFWKSHLTKFKIICLLILVADLLAYLLYLSPVAFDSLPFRVAPYIRVIFFILSFRELRSCMLVLAGMFGTFLNVLALGLLFLLFSSWLAFVIFEDTDQGTTVFTSYGTTLYQMFVLFTTSNNPDVWIPAYKASRWYCLFFVLYVLLGVYFVTNLILAVVYDSFKLQLVKQVSDADQTRKTILEKAFHLIEKDNSGYINKDQCIQLFEELNKYRTLPDISREEFELIFGELDDSGDFKINVQEFTDLCNAIALRFKKEDTPSLFEKFPSFYHSPISEKLKAFIRSPKFGYIISSILIINLFAVIVETTLDIEDNSGQKVWQVMEFILGWVYVLEMILKVYSFGFENYWMEGQNRFDFLVTLIIVIGETLTFAAPAGLTFLSNGEWIRYLLIARMLRLIRLLMHVQRCRAFIATFLTLLPSLMPYLGTIFCVMCIYCTLGVQIFGGIVNAGNANLEATDLYDNDYLLFNFNDYPNGMVTLFNILVMGNWQAWMQSYKALTGTSWTLVYFVSFYLITVLLLLNLVVAFVLEAFFAEMDLESAELCEEHEEEVEGAKDRRRSIGSKSRSQRVDALLHHMLSAELNETQCSTA